The following proteins are encoded in a genomic region of Longimicrobiales bacterium:
- a CDS encoding mechanosensitive ion channel, translating to MAALPSWLVDLGITVILALVAAIAYRLTVRLGRGAIRRAAARTTAQWDDLIIDRNVFARLANAVPAVILYFGIGPALGFSPVDVSADGTMTAFVALVVQRVALSVLVLSAVLSFNALLEAINDIYNASYSEANSRPIKGYLQVIGLIAYISAGVVIVSILADRSPIVFLSGLGALTAVLMLVFRDTILSLVASMQIMSNDMIRIGDWVEMPQSNADGDVIDIALHIVKIQNWDKTISTIPTHKFISESFKNWRGMSESGGRRIKRGLNMDLATVRFLTEEELVRLGRYELLRGYMDGKRGELEAYAADKSDMAEEVIQDVRRLTNVGTFRAYVYAYLRAHPLIHEDMTLLVRQLASSPQGLPIEIYCFTNDIEWSNYERIQSDIFDHLLAILPEFGLRAFQEPAGSDFSRAMASAAVGSN from the coding sequence ATGGCCGCTCTCCCAAGCTGGCTGGTCGACCTCGGCATAACGGTTATCCTCGCCCTCGTTGCGGCCATCGCCTATCGGCTCACGGTCCGATTGGGGCGAGGAGCCATTCGCCGGGCCGCAGCACGCACGACGGCCCAGTGGGACGATCTCATCATCGATCGAAACGTCTTCGCGCGCCTCGCGAACGCCGTACCAGCGGTCATTCTCTACTTTGGAATCGGGCCAGCTCTAGGGTTCAGCCCCGTGGATGTGTCTGCCGACGGGACGATGACGGCCTTCGTCGCCCTGGTCGTCCAGCGGGTCGCTCTGTCGGTCCTCGTGCTCAGCGCCGTCCTGTCCTTCAACGCGCTACTGGAAGCGATCAACGACATCTACAATGCCTCGTATTCGGAGGCGAATAGTCGCCCCATCAAGGGGTATCTGCAGGTGATCGGTTTGATCGCCTATATATCCGCCGGCGTGGTCATCGTCTCGATCCTCGCCGACCGGTCACCGATCGTATTCCTCTCGGGGCTTGGCGCCCTAACTGCCGTACTGATGCTGGTGTTCCGTGACACAATTTTGTCGCTGGTCGCGAGTATGCAGATTATGTCAAACGACATGATCCGGATCGGTGACTGGGTGGAGATGCCTCAATCGAACGCCGATGGAGACGTGATCGATATCGCGCTACACATCGTGAAAATCCAGAACTGGGACAAGACGATATCGACGATCCCCACGCACAAGTTCATCAGCGAATCATTCAAGAACTGGCGCGGAATGAGTGAATCAGGTGGGCGCCGAATCAAGCGAGGACTGAACATGGACCTCGCGACCGTTCGGTTCCTGACCGAAGAAGAGTTAGTGCGCCTTGGGCGTTACGAGCTTCTGCGGGGGTACATGGACGGAAAACGCGGCGAACTGGAAGCTTATGCCGCAGACAAGTCAGACATGGCGGAAGAGGTGATCCAGGATGTGCGCCGATTGACGAACGTGGGAACCTTCCGGGCCTACGTGTACGCCTACCTGAGAGCTCACCCCCTAATCCATGAAGACATGACGCTGCTTGTTCGCCAGCTGGCATCGTCCCCTCAAGGGCTTCCAATCGAGATCTACTGCTTTACGAACGACATCGAGTGGTCGAACTACGAGCGAATCCAGAGTGATATTTTCGATCACCTGCTCGCGATCCTTCCCGAGTTCGGTCTCCGTGCATTCCAGGAACCCGCCGGGTCGGACTTCAGTCGGGCCATGGCCAGTGCGGCCGTTGGCTCGAACTGA
- a CDS encoding serine hydrolase, translated as MRRRLASLGIITLAFAAGCDALQAQLDPELAQAVSRVTAQLEPEIRRAMLDGTIPSIAIAITDRDGELWSAAFGESNLWAGTPASTQSVYLIGSTFKAQSTVALMQQMEQGKFDLDDPVHDYLDEMTIRGEDPTNPVLFRNLLTHTSGMPVDFGPHLVWGETAPLALADYLSDSLRVATPPLEGVVYSNMAYSLVAYMVEKFSGTAYKQYIRENVWGPLGMTSTAFDLRPEMEERLVTPYVPDENTGRPVATARLKANVWPAGITYGTIHDQARWLRFNLGDGMAGEHRLLQESTLELMQTQQFPAMAGDPMGGGWGYENPGYGLTWWTTTRGSDAYFAHSGSLPGYTAFVMGDRGRGHGVVFLTNGNAAHPHLVRLSNLALDLLAEELGNR; from the coding sequence ATGCGACGTCGACTTGCCTCACTCGGAATCATCACGCTCGCCTTTGCGGCGGGGTGTGACGCGCTCCAGGCTCAGCTCGACCCCGAACTGGCCCAGGCGGTGTCTCGTGTCACCGCACAGCTCGAGCCCGAAATTCGAAGGGCCATGCTCGATGGCACGATCCCCTCGATTGCGATCGCGATCACGGACCGGGACGGTGAACTCTGGAGCGCCGCGTTCGGTGAGTCCAACCTGTGGGCGGGAACGCCGGCATCGACCCAGAGCGTGTATCTCATCGGGTCGACGTTCAAAGCGCAGTCCACGGTCGCCCTTATGCAACAGATGGAGCAGGGCAAATTCGACCTCGACGACCCCGTTCACGACTATCTCGACGAAATGACGATTCGTGGGGAGGACCCCACGAACCCCGTCCTCTTTCGCAACCTGCTGACCCATACCTCTGGCATGCCGGTGGACTTCGGGCCACACCTCGTCTGGGGGGAGACCGCGCCGCTGGCACTGGCCGACTACCTCTCGGATTCCCTTCGGGTAGCAACGCCACCGCTCGAAGGTGTCGTGTACTCGAATATGGCCTATTCGCTGGTCGCATACATGGTCGAGAAGTTCAGCGGGACAGCTTACAAACAGTACATCCGTGAGAACGTTTGGGGACCGCTCGGAATGACGAGCACTGCCTTCGATCTACGGCCCGAGATGGAGGAGCGTCTGGTCACCCCATACGTGCCCGACGAAAACACCGGCCGCCCGGTCGCGACGGCCCGATTGAAGGCGAACGTTTGGCCGGCGGGCATCACGTACGGGACGATTCACGATCAGGCGCGCTGGCTGCGTTTCAACCTCGGCGATGGTATGGCAGGGGAGCACCGACTCCTTCAGGAATCCACGCTCGAGCTTATGCAAACTCAGCAGTTCCCCGCTATGGCAGGAGATCCGATGGGAGGTGGTTGGGGATACGAAAACCCTGGCTACGGGCTCACCTGGTGGACCACCACGAGGGGGAGCGATGCATATTTTGCCCACTCAGGAAGCCTCCCTGGCTACACGGCCTTCGTCATGGGTGACCGCGGCCGAGGCCACGGTGTCGTGTTTCTCACGAACGGGAACGCGGCCCACCCACATCTCGTGAGACTGAGCAACCTCGCACTCGATCTCCTCGCTGAAGAGCTGGGGAACCGATAG
- a CDS encoding D-aminoacylase, with protein MLALVAFALALPATDVLGQRPPPSYDVVIRNGRVLDGAGNPWIAADVAVRAGRIVRIGHVVGRGRREIDATGLYVSPGFIDMMDQSGSVLPQNGLAENKLRMGVTSAIGGEGGTPVQADSIEGYFRRLEEQGISINFGSYFSETQARVAVLGNSARAPDAAELARMQGIMRTAMRQGAMGMTTALIYPPSAFATTDELVEVGRVAAEYGGIYASHIRDEGEGLVGAVQEAIEVGERAGMPVEIFHYKAAFEPGWGTVIKEAAVEIEAARARGVDVAVDMYPYTAGGTGLEATIPSWAFDGGNDSVRARIARPEVRERMKREVESGFDGWWNIVESAGGWDGIVLVNARNPANAHLEGKSISVIAQETGKDPADAAWDLVAEGNGRVMAIYHMMSEEDVQWALQRPWTSIGSDAGAALSAGVTDALGLPHPRSYGTFPRILARYVRETGTLSLEEAVRKMTSWPATRMRLDRRGVIQEGAWADITIFDLERVQDLATYDEPVLFPEGIEYVLVNGVVVIEDGGTHTGARPGHVLYGPGRGISR; from the coding sequence GTGTTAGCTCTCGTCGCCTTCGCGTTGGCACTTCCGGCAACCGACGTGTTGGGGCAAAGACCACCGCCGAGCTATGACGTTGTCATCCGGAACGGCCGTGTACTCGACGGCGCAGGGAATCCGTGGATCGCGGCAGACGTCGCGGTCCGAGCCGGCAGAATCGTCCGGATTGGGCATGTCGTAGGGCGGGGACGCCGCGAGATCGACGCCACCGGCCTGTATGTGTCGCCGGGCTTCATCGACATGATGGACCAGTCGGGGAGCGTCCTGCCACAAAACGGTCTTGCCGAGAACAAACTTCGGATGGGCGTGACTTCCGCGATCGGTGGAGAAGGAGGTACCCCGGTCCAGGCCGACTCGATCGAAGGGTATTTCCGACGCCTGGAGGAGCAGGGTATCTCGATCAACTTCGGCAGCTACTTCTCCGAGACACAGGCACGGGTGGCGGTGCTGGGGAATTCCGCCCGGGCACCGGATGCCGCAGAGCTCGCACGCATGCAGGGGATCATGCGGACAGCGATGCGTCAGGGCGCCATGGGAATGACCACGGCCCTCATCTATCCACCTTCCGCCTTCGCGACGACTGACGAACTTGTTGAGGTCGGCCGGGTCGCCGCAGAATACGGAGGGATCTACGCGAGTCACATCCGCGATGAGGGCGAGGGCCTTGTCGGTGCGGTCCAGGAAGCCATCGAGGTCGGTGAGCGCGCGGGAATGCCGGTTGAGATCTTCCACTACAAGGCAGCCTTCGAACCAGGCTGGGGCACGGTCATCAAGGAGGCCGCGGTGGAGATCGAAGCCGCCCGTGCCCGGGGCGTGGACGTAGCCGTCGACATGTATCCGTATACAGCCGGCGGCACGGGGCTCGAGGCGACGATACCGAGCTGGGCCTTCGATGGCGGGAATGACTCCGTGCGGGCCCGAATTGCACGGCCCGAAGTCCGTGAACGCATGAAGCGCGAGGTCGAGTCCGGCTTTGATGGCTGGTGGAACATCGTAGAGTCCGCGGGAGGGTGGGACGGGATCGTCCTGGTGAACGCGAGGAACCCCGCGAACGCTCACCTCGAGGGTAAAAGCATTTCGGTGATCGCCCAGGAGACCGGCAAGGATCCCGCCGACGCAGCGTGGGATCTCGTGGCTGAGGGCAACGGACGGGTTATGGCCATCTATCACATGATGAGCGAAGAAGACGTACAGTGGGCGCTACAGCGCCCCTGGACGAGCATCGGGAGCGATGCCGGAGCCGCCCTCTCAGCAGGCGTCACGGATGCTCTCGGTCTTCCGCATCCCCGGAGTTATGGAACCTTCCCCCGCATCCTTGCTCGCTATGTACGTGAGACTGGGACTCTCTCACTCGAAGAGGCCGTGCGAAAGATGACTTCGTGGCCCGCCACGCGAATGCGGCTGGACCGCCGCGGTGTGATACAGGAGGGCGCCTGGGCTGACATCACGATCTTTGATCTCGAGCGAGTCCAAGATCTAGCCACCTACGATGAACCCGTGCTGTTTCCCGAAGGGATCGAATACGTCCTTGTAAACGGGGTGGTGGTCATCGAGGATGGGGGCACACACACAGGGGCCCGCCCGGGCCATGTACTTTACGGCCCCGGCCGAGGGATCTCCCGATGA
- a CDS encoding radical SAM protein: protein MRYEGKVYRPPSEAHSYIVQATIGCSHNLCTYCDMYRTVGYRERPIGDVLDDIAEAGRIFRDADKVFVADGDPLGMSVERWTTILDAARDAFPRLRRVSCYATADNVRDKSTDELRTLREHGLSLLYIGPESGDDETLRRIVKGGSFAEHVEAAEKAHAAGMEISVITLLGAGGVERSDIHARETARLVTAMDPEYLASLTLTVIPGTPLARMEEKGRFEMPEVVTLLRELRTIVAESQPQNALFRTNHASNYVPIAGRIPEDREALLATIDAALTGDVPLRPEFMRGL, encoded by the coding sequence ATGCGTTACGAAGGCAAGGTGTATCGTCCACCTTCCGAGGCGCATTCGTATATCGTCCAGGCGACGATCGGCTGCTCCCACAATCTCTGCACGTACTGCGACATGTACCGCACGGTCGGGTATCGCGAGCGGCCCATCGGAGATGTTCTCGACGACATCGCGGAGGCCGGTCGAATCTTCCGGGATGCGGACAAGGTGTTTGTCGCGGACGGAGATCCCTTGGGAATGTCCGTCGAGCGGTGGACGACGATCCTGGATGCCGCGCGAGATGCGTTCCCGCGCCTGCGGCGCGTGTCCTGCTATGCCACGGCGGACAACGTTCGCGACAAATCGACAGACGAGCTCAGGACCCTGCGTGAGCACGGACTGTCGTTGCTGTATATCGGCCCGGAGTCGGGTGATGACGAGACGCTTCGAAGGATCGTGAAGGGAGGTTCATTCGCGGAGCACGTCGAGGCCGCAGAGAAGGCCCATGCCGCCGGTATGGAGATCAGCGTTATCACTCTGCTCGGTGCCGGAGGGGTGGAGAGGTCTGACATTCATGCCCGAGAAACCGCACGCCTGGTGACGGCGATGGACCCGGAATACCTCGCGTCCCTGACCCTGACTGTCATTCCCGGTACCCCGCTCGCAAGAATGGAAGAGAAGGGCCGCTTCGAGATGCCGGAGGTCGTAACGTTGTTGCGCGAGTTACGGACAATTGTGGCTGAGTCTCAGCCGCAAAACGCACTGTTCCGCACGAACCACGCCTCCAACTACGTCCCGATCGCCGGGCGGATTCCGGAAGACCGCGAGGCCCTCCTCGCCACGATCGACGCGGCGCTTACCGGTGACGTGCCTCTGCGCCCCGAGTTCATGAGGGGTCTGTAG
- a CDS encoding dicarboxylate/amino acid:cation symporter: MLHIAIAAGLILGLATGLLGAAGSDFFLAIALASAPFGTAFMNAIRMVIIPLVMAVVFTGVANLGDPRKLGKLGGTTLVFFWATVVPAIVIGMGTMWLGLNFAPEMAAPEAAAREATTLPSMVDFLVALIPNNPFAAAANGALLQLIVFTALLAAAAGTLEDEKRLRLVQFAEALSEALIKLVWWILWTAPIGIFGLAAPVTAQLGWGLIQSLAVFVVSVVVGLGIYISVVYLPLLKFVGGIGPLQFLGGTFGAASIAFSTTSTAAALPVTLEEAKLKLGVSEPVADLVLPLGASMYRAGSALFQGAAVIFLAHLFEVPIPPAALGGAVLATFLVSLTVAPVPSSGVVTLAPALDAVGIPLAGLSILLGIDRVPDMFRSTTNLLGQITTAVVVDKWVGGSPTDPS; encoded by the coding sequence ATGCTCCACATTGCGATCGCAGCCGGTCTCATTCTTGGTCTGGCCACAGGGCTCCTCGGAGCTGCCGGCTCAGACTTCTTCCTCGCCATAGCCTTGGCATCCGCTCCGTTCGGGACCGCATTTATGAATGCGATCCGGATGGTCATCATTCCACTCGTGATGGCCGTGGTCTTTACCGGTGTGGCGAACCTCGGCGACCCCCGAAAACTCGGGAAGCTCGGCGGCACGACACTCGTGTTCTTCTGGGCGACGGTGGTGCCGGCAATCGTGATCGGCATGGGTACGATGTGGCTCGGGCTCAACTTCGCGCCCGAAATGGCCGCGCCCGAAGCCGCGGCCCGCGAGGCGACCACGCTGCCCAGTATGGTGGATTTTCTCGTCGCTCTGATCCCCAACAACCCTTTTGCGGCCGCGGCGAACGGCGCCCTGCTTCAACTTATCGTCTTCACCGCGCTTCTCGCGGCCGCAGCCGGCACTTTGGAGGACGAAAAGCGCCTACGGCTCGTCCAGTTCGCCGAGGCTCTCTCTGAGGCCCTGATTAAGCTCGTCTGGTGGATCCTCTGGACTGCCCCCATCGGAATTTTCGGACTCGCCGCGCCGGTAACCGCACAGTTGGGATGGGGCCTCATTCAGAGCCTGGCCGTCTTCGTCGTGTCTGTCGTGGTGGGCTTAGGTATCTACATCAGTGTCGTGTACCTGCCGCTACTGAAGTTCGTTGGCGGAATCGGACCCCTCCAATTTCTTGGTGGCACGTTCGGGGCCGCGTCCATCGCATTCTCGACCACCAGCACCGCTGCAGCGCTTCCAGTCACACTCGAGGAGGCGAAGCTCAAGCTCGGAGTCTCCGAGCCCGTGGCCGATCTGGTTCTCCCCCTCGGGGCGTCCATGTATCGCGCGGGGTCAGCGCTCTTTCAGGGTGCGGCCGTCATCTTCCTTGCACACCTCTTCGAGGTCCCAATTCCCCCGGCGGCACTTGGCGGGGCGGTGCTGGCCACATTCCTGGTCTCGCTGACCGTGGCGCCGGTCCCTTCCTCGGGAGTGGTTACACTGGCGCCCGCGCTCGACGCAGTTGGGATACCGCTCGCGGGGTTGTCGATTCTGCTCGGAATTGACCGCGTGCCAGATATGTTCCGGTCGACGACGAACCTGCTGGGTCAGATCACAACAGCGGTGGTCGTCGACAAGTGGGTCGGCGGGAGTCCTACAGACCCCTCATGA
- a CDS encoding MFS transporter, with product MHDQRGIADADPLRWRALAMVSCAMLLSLSSWMTATAIGGDLQLRWALSSSQVGLLTTVVQLGFVAGTAIAAILNLADVIPARVLFAASGALAAVANAALLLSPSYESALLARFLTGAFLAGVYPPGMKMISTWFRSARGMAIGTVVGALTIGKSMPYLLKALGGADLERVVGGASIAGLLGALLVAVAYREGPYPFPSRPFEWARVRRILGHRETMLVTGGYLGHMFELYAMWAWVPTFLAVAGAGRVSAFTVDLVAFGAIASGGLGCIWGGLAADRIGRGRVVKLAMGVSGTCCVLSGLILSGPFFLVAILALVWGFFVVADSPQFSALVTEVAPAESVGTALMIQTSLGFLLTMVTIQAVPVLVDAVEWRWAFAGLAMGPALGIASIRRLERIHRLTSRASTTG from the coding sequence GTGCATGATCAGAGGGGGATTGCAGATGCGGACCCACTGAGATGGCGTGCGCTGGCCATGGTATCGTGTGCGATGCTGCTGTCTCTGTCCTCTTGGATGACTGCGACCGCCATTGGGGGCGACCTACAGCTGAGATGGGCACTGTCGTCGAGTCAGGTCGGACTTCTCACCACAGTGGTACAACTGGGCTTCGTCGCTGGCACCGCCATAGCGGCGATCCTGAACCTTGCTGATGTCATTCCGGCCCGGGTCCTTTTCGCGGCATCAGGCGCACTCGCCGCCGTCGCGAACGCCGCGCTCCTGTTGTCACCATCCTATGAATCAGCACTCTTGGCCCGTTTCCTGACCGGCGCCTTTCTCGCTGGCGTTTATCCCCCCGGAATGAAGATGATTTCGACCTGGTTCCGGTCCGCCCGAGGCATGGCGATCGGCACGGTGGTCGGAGCCCTTACCATCGGAAAGTCGATGCCGTACCTGCTCAAGGCTCTGGGCGGCGCCGACCTGGAACGCGTGGTCGGTGGTGCATCCATTGCGGGCTTGCTGGGGGCACTCCTCGTCGCCGTCGCTTACCGCGAGGGGCCGTACCCCTTTCCGAGCCGTCCCTTCGAGTGGGCCCGAGTCCGGCGGATTCTTGGCCACCGCGAAACGATGCTCGTCACGGGTGGCTACCTCGGGCACATGTTCGAGTTGTACGCGATGTGGGCGTGGGTGCCGACCTTCCTTGCGGTTGCGGGCGCCGGTCGGGTCTCAGCCTTCACCGTCGATCTGGTCGCATTCGGAGCGATTGCGTCGGGCGGCCTTGGATGCATCTGGGGCGGACTGGCGGCAGATCGGATTGGGCGAGGACGTGTCGTGAAGCTCGCAATGGGGGTTTCGGGGACGTGCTGCGTCCTGTCGGGACTCATCCTGTCGGGTCCGTTCTTCCTCGTCGCGATCTTGGCGCTCGTGTGGGGCTTTTTTGTCGTGGCGGACTCGCCCCAGTTCAGCGCGCTGGTCACTGAGGTGGCGCCCGCCGAATCGGTCGGGACCGCGCTGATGATACAGACGTCGCTCGGATTCCTCTTGACCATGGTCACGATTCAGGCGGTACCTGTCCTCGTTGATGCTGTGGAATGGCGGTGGGCATTCGCGGGCCTCGCGATGGGGCCTGCGCTGGGAATCGCCAGCATTCGTCGCCTCGAGCGAATCCATCGGTTAACTTCGCGCGCCTCGACCACGGGGTAG
- a CDS encoding proline dehydrogenase family protein, whose product MLRNTLLWASTNPFLAKKLPTYRFVQRATKRFMPGADLDAALVEAKALAANGVTTTTTLLGENLVSLDEADRVVDHYVGGLKEIEARGLDVEISVKPTQIGIDFGVDEARKRLGQIAASTTSLVWVDMESSEYVDRTLDIFRTVKEEQGNVGLCIQSYLHRTEADLQALMPLQPDIRVVKGAYNEPPEVAFPKKSDVDRNFVKLSQTLLRARLGGSAGRPVFGTHDPNMIGEANRIALELGLEKDRHEFAMLFGIQRDEQVRLARTGHKVRVLVSYGAAWFPWYMRRLAERPANLLFVAKQLVR is encoded by the coding sequence ATGCTTCGAAACACACTCCTCTGGGCATCCACGAATCCCTTTCTGGCGAAGAAACTTCCGACGTACCGCTTCGTTCAGAGGGCGACGAAGCGATTCATGCCAGGGGCGGATCTCGATGCGGCCCTAGTCGAGGCGAAAGCCCTTGCGGCGAACGGCGTGACGACTACGACCACGCTACTCGGCGAGAATCTCGTATCGCTGGATGAGGCCGACAGAGTCGTCGATCACTACGTCGGCGGCCTGAAAGAGATCGAGGCGCGGGGGCTCGATGTCGAGATCTCGGTGAAGCCCACGCAGATCGGGATCGACTTCGGGGTCGACGAGGCGCGGAAGCGACTCGGGCAGATCGCAGCATCGACCACGTCTCTCGTCTGGGTCGACATGGAGAGTTCGGAGTATGTCGACCGCACGCTCGATATCTTCAGAACTGTGAAGGAAGAGCAGGGCAACGTAGGACTCTGCATTCAGTCTTACCTCCACCGCACCGAGGCGGACCTCCAGGCATTGATGCCGCTTCAGCCTGACATCAGGGTCGTAAAAGGGGCGTACAACGAGCCTCCGGAGGTCGCATTCCCAAAGAAGTCCGACGTCGACCGCAACTTCGTGAAACTTTCCCAGACGCTCCTTCGTGCACGCCTGGGCGGAAGTGCCGGTAGACCTGTTTTCGGCACGCACGATCCGAACATGATCGGCGAAGCGAACCGGATCGCCTTAGAGTTGGGCCTGGAGAAGGATCGGCACGAGTTCGCGATGCTGTTCGGCATCCAGCGTGACGAACAAGTCCGACTCGCCAGAACGGGTCACAAGGTCCGTGTACTCGTGAGCTACGGCGCGGCTTGGTTCCCATGGTACATGCGCCGCCTCGCTGAGCGTCCGGCCAACCTCCTGTTCGTCGCGAAGCAGCTGGTCAGATAG
- a CDS encoding M55 family metallopeptidase, whose translation MRHSRSGSILSMWRRVAGMWLLIATVAIGTPGLSAQDGSPRIFISVDLEGIGGVGSPLMTSSNGKDYGTARQLLTDEVNAVVEAIYAHSPSAAILVNDSHGDHQNALHTQFDPRVVYIQGAIKPLGMVQGLDASFDGAVFIGYHAKAGDPDGFLAHTGSGSVKGLWLNGVEVGEGGMNAAFAGSQGVPVIFVAGDSAATAELSALLGSETVTTKTAESPSSARLIHPQLVVEMLRDGVGRALDRLDRGGFEPWDFGGPVEIRMRFASTTHVDILMSIPGVTKVDGFTVQYNADNADQAYRLIRLMYRFVQI comes from the coding sequence ATGAGACATTCGAGGAGCGGTTCGATTTTGTCGATGTGGCGTAGGGTGGCCGGGATGTGGCTCCTGATCGCGACAGTCGCGATCGGCACGCCAGGACTCTCGGCCCAGGACGGATCTCCCCGGATCTTCATCTCCGTGGACCTGGAGGGGATCGGTGGTGTCGGGAGCCCGCTGATGACTTCCTCCAACGGAAAGGACTACGGTACCGCTAGACAGCTGCTCACCGACGAGGTGAACGCAGTGGTCGAGGCGATCTATGCCCACTCACCGAGTGCTGCCATTCTGGTGAACGACTCTCACGGCGATCATCAGAATGCGCTGCACACTCAATTTGACCCTCGGGTGGTGTACATCCAGGGAGCGATCAAGCCTTTGGGTATGGTCCAGGGACTCGATGCCTCGTTCGATGGCGCCGTCTTCATCGGGTATCATGCGAAGGCGGGCGACCCAGATGGATTCCTCGCCCACACGGGAAGCGGGTCTGTAAAGGGTCTGTGGCTCAACGGTGTGGAGGTCGGAGAAGGCGGCATGAACGCGGCCTTTGCCGGATCACAAGGTGTCCCGGTCATCTTCGTTGCGGGCGATTCCGCAGCGACGGCGGAACTCTCGGCCCTGCTCGGATCAGAGACGGTCACCACTAAGACTGCCGAGTCGCCATCCTCCGCGCGTCTCATTCATCCACAGCTGGTCGTTGAGATGCTGCGCGATGGCGTGGGTCGCGCGCTCGACCGCCTCGACCGGGGTGGGTTTGAGCCGTGGGACTTCGGCGGACCGGTCGAAATCCGTATGCGCTTCGCCTCGACCACCCATGTCGACATCTTGATGTCTATTCCGGGAGTGACGAAGGTCGACGGCTTCACGGTCCAGTACAACGCCGACAATGCCGATCAGGCCTACCGCCTCATCCGCCTCATGTACCGCTTCGTGCAAATCTGA
- a CDS encoding aminotransferase class I/II-fold pyridoxal phosphate-dependent enzyme, whose protein sequence is MTNPLHRTAARTHAFTESVIREMTRVAREHDAVNLAQGFPDFPAPDLLKEAACKAIREDVNQYAITWGAPNMRHALARKYSEHYGMEVDTEREITITCGGTEAMAAVMLAVVDPGEEVIVFEPFYENYGPDAILCQAKPVFVTLEGPEYRLEKAMLDEVVTAKTRAIVINTPNNPTGRVFSRAELQAIADVCIEHDIIAITDEIYEHIYYEGEHLPLATFDGMRDRTITISGLSKTFSVTGWRIGTVIAPPALTHAIRKVHDFLTVGAPAPLQEACAVGLNELGPEYYSDMVAGYKARGEVLVPALKDAGFKCSYPQGAYYVLADFSDLSDEDSMTFGKRLTAEAGVAPVPGGSFFSVPERGHSLVRFVFCKQIETLQEAGERLRAFASRG, encoded by the coding sequence ATGACGAATCCCCTGCACCGTACAGCCGCACGCACGCACGCATTCACCGAGTCGGTAATCCGAGAGATGACGAGAGTGGCGCGAGAACACGACGCTGTGAATCTAGCCCAGGGCTTTCCGGACTTTCCTGCGCCAGACCTGCTTAAGGAGGCGGCGTGCAAGGCGATTCGGGAAGATGTGAACCAATACGCCATCACCTGGGGGGCGCCCAACATGCGTCATGCGCTCGCGCGGAAGTACAGCGAGCACTACGGCATGGAGGTCGATACGGAACGTGAAATCACGATCACCTGCGGAGGCACGGAGGCGATGGCGGCCGTCATGCTCGCCGTCGTCGACCCCGGTGAGGAGGTCATCGTCTTCGAGCCGTTCTACGAGAACTACGGCCCTGATGCCATTCTTTGCCAAGCGAAGCCAGTCTTTGTCACACTGGAGGGGCCGGAGTACCGCTTGGAGAAGGCGATGCTGGACGAGGTTGTCACCGCGAAGACGAGAGCCATCGTCATCAACACGCCGAACAACCCGACGGGGCGTGTCTTCTCCCGCGCGGAGCTGCAGGCGATCGCCGATGTGTGCATCGAGCACGACATCATCGCGATCACAGATGAGATCTATGAGCATATCTACTACGAAGGAGAGCACCTTCCACTGGCCACCTTCGATGGGATGCGCGATCGCACTATCACGATCTCAGGCCTCTCCAAGACGTTCAGTGTGACGGGGTGGCGGATCGGAACAGTCATCGCGCCCCCGGCCCTTACTCACGCGATTCGGAAGGTCCATGACTTCCTCACTGTTGGGGCACCCGCGCCTCTTCAAGAAGCCTGCGCAGTGGGGTTGAACGAGCTCGGCCCGGAGTACTACTCGGACATGGTGGCCGGGTACAAGGCTCGCGGCGAGGTGCTGGTGCCCGCGCTCAAGGATGCCGGATTCAAGTGCTCATATCCACAGGGTGCCTATTATGTTCTCGCGGACTTCAGCGATCTGTCGGACGAAGACTCCATGACGTTCGGAAAACGCCTGACCGCGGAAGCGGGGGTGGCCCCGGTTCCGGGCGGAAGCTTCTTCAGTGTTCCTGAGCGGGGCCATTCGCTGGTGCGCTTTGTCTTTTGCAAGCAGATCGAGACGCTTCAGGAGGCGGGTGAGCGACTGCGTGCCTTCGCGTCACGCGGATAG